The region ggaagagCAATAGCTGGGGGATCCCCTCACTGCAAAAGCCTTTAATGCGGCTATAGCAAAGGAACCTATTGCTGACCCCACTACCTCCATCCTTCTCACATCATCCTCACTAGAGGGAGATGCCTCTGCCTGAATGCTCACAGCAAGAGCAGTCCCCTAAGAGGATTCAGCTGAGCACTTGGGTATCACAAGGGCAGAGCAGCAATtaatgctcagcagcagccgCATTAGGAAGGCTTTAACCTGGAAGCATTGCTGGGCCCCCATGCTGTCTTTGCCAATACATGTAGGAGCTGAGCATCCCTTGCCCCATGCTGTCTTTGCCaagcaggagctgagcatccCTTGGGACACATGGATAGCAGAGATTTCGAACACTCCCCTCACATCTATTTCTCTGTTTCATATGCACCTCAAATCCCTCCCCACTTCCTGATGAACTGTTTCCCAGCTGATGTTCATTCCTTCTTCCCCAGTGCtgaaaaagaagctgaagagaagacaaagaaaatagaGGAGATCCAGGAGGTCACTTCCGAAATCAAGAAACTCCAAAGGTTACGGCTGCACTATTCCACTCTTCCTGCCCAGCCCTTAACAGCTCCTGCAGTGCTTTACCCTCCCACCCTTGGGAAACAGGGAATTGGGGAAAAAGATCTCTAAAAGTATGAAGTTTCAAGAGtgagaatcctggaatggtttgggttggaagggatcttaaagcccatcctgccccaaccccctgccacgggcagagaccccttccactggagcagcttgctccaagcccctgtgtccaacctggccttaagcactgccagggattcaTTTTCCAGGAAGAATTCCCAAACTAGCAAGCTGAGAGCCATAGGGATGTGACCAGGCAGCATCCACATGAGGAACCACAGAAAGCACGCAGGGCAGGTTCCCATTTGTCTTTGCCTGTCCATGGAGACATGTGCCCTGCTGTCCTTTCTCTGGCTGATGCTGAATACCAGGAGTTGGAAAGAACCTGTTCAAACAGGGGCTCTTCCTCCCTGCTAACAAACTGTCCCCTTCTCTCAACCCAGTGGCATATCCCAATTGAGGATCGATCTGCAGGAGTACAGGATGTACAGGAACTTCCTCCGTCAGCTCTCTCTTAAAGAGTGGCAGGGGGAACACCGCAAAAGGAACACAAGCACAAGGGATGTGAAAACAGCACCCAGCGCTAGAGAAGGAGATGCCTCACCTTccatccctgcagagcagggtgagtgCCAGGGGAGAGCTGCCCACCCCTCACTGGGACAGCCCCATGCTCTAAGGGTCCACCCCTCCTTGTCTCCAGGCCAAGGTGGGACAGCAGGGACAGATGGTGCCAGTCCCAGCAGTACCAATAACATGGATGTGCCGAGTTTCCTGCCCTCTTCAAAGACTTTGACTGTCAAGTCCTTGCGGGACATCAGGCCACAGCTCATAAAGTTCCTGAAGACTCTGTCAACAAGGCAAATGTAAGTACAAGACAATGCACACAACAGACTGAAGTGCTATAGAGAGCCCTCAGCTGAGGGAGTCAGCATAGAGGAAACCGACTCCTCAGCTTTGTGGGCATACGGAGAGCTGGGTCTGATTGGAACAAGTCAAATGAGCAGTAGAAATCTATCGGGTGCGCAAGtcagtagaatcatagaatagttcgggttggaaaggacctcaagatcatccagttccaacccccctgccacgggcagggacacctcacactaaaccatcccacccaaggcttcatccaacctggccttgaacactgccagggatggagcactcacaacctccctgggcaacccattccagtgcctcaccaccctcacaggaaagaacttcctccttagatccaatctaaacttcccctgtttcagtttgaacccgttaccccttgtcctgtcactgcagtccctgatgaagagtccatccccagcatccctataggcccccttcaggtactggaagctgctctgaggtctccctgcagccttctcttctccaggctgaacagccccaacttcctcagcctaaaGTACCCAGATACCTGCTCCATCCTCAAATCCTCTGCTCAGAGCCTTGCCAAAAGGATTTGGGGTGCCCTTGAGGTAGCCCCAGGAGGAATCATAGACCTGCAAATAGCTGCCTGTTGTTTTGCCATTAATGAAGGCCTGAGGCCCCTGGAGGCCCACATTGCACTGAATGCTCTCAGTAAGAGCCTTCAGGCAGTACCTGCTGGGATGCAGGCAGAGAATCACTGCTGTAACATAGGCAGGGCCAGCCCAAGAAGAGGAAGGGCAGGTGGGACTATGGGATAAGTATGTCCAGAGCCAGCTTCTTGAGGGAAATAGAGCAAGTgcctggaaaagcaaagcatgagTGGCTGCTGAATCTCCCAAGGGCAAAAAAACAGGCTACCAACAGAGTCTGAAGTAAGTCATCGCTGCAGGGCCATTTCCTCTGCCTCCACTCAGAGCACTGCAGATTCCAGGCTCTCCCAAGCCACTGCACTTACTGGGCTGCTGCCACATGGCAGGAATGATGCAGGCACAAGTGGGCTGATGTTGACACGATGCACATGGGGTTTTCACCCCTCTGTAGCACAGGGGATCAGGTCCAAGTGAAGGTGATGAGCAAGCTCTGCTACCAACAGGAGTAAACCGCAACGGCAAACACCAACAGTGCCCCTCATTCACTAACAAGGTCTCCTCTGAGCTGTCATTTCTCCAAGGGGCTGACACgcaaaatgctttttcaggACCTCACTGGAGGATGCAGAAATCGAAACGAGCTCGGATGAAGATGAGGTCAGGAGTCTCATGTTGAATATTCACAGTTTCTGTTTGTCCTGTGTCCTTTACTGGTGTTACGGATTTCTTTCACCCTCTAAGTATTCATTACGCTATTGAGGAGTTACTGCAGCCATCACTTGCCAAAAACCTACCATCACCCCAATGCTTGCCATCCCCCAGGGAGGGGGGTggcactagatgatctccagaggtcccttctgaccctAATGACTCGATGATCCTATATCATACACTGGGAGACTGGGAAATGAGGGGAGTTATTGGGTTTTCAATGGAAAACCaaaaggaggaaggcagagattCACCACACGTGTTTTCCACTCCAGGACCCCGAGCTCTACTTTACTGACCCCCAACAACTGCTGTCTATTTTCATGGAGATGGAGGATGAAAACTTGTCCCTCCTCCAGAAATGCCAGGAGACAGAGGAAAGTCTGGACAAGGTCCTACAGACTTTTATCACCACATATGAAAGCATGTAAGTGCGATCCTGCAAGGAAGGGGtccctgtgcctcagttttaAACATGAGTGaccccctcttctccccactaGCACTTCACCGTTGGGCTGCATGCTGCAGACCGCAGGCCATGCTGCTCACGCAGCACACAACAAAGACTCTCCCTCACCCCGTACAGCCCAAGCTGCAGCCCATCCAACTCCTCATCTCGTGAGCCCATAGGAAAGTGTCCCCTCCATGTCATTCAGGAGATGGGATTTGAGCTCGGGACTAGTTCCTTAGTCCTCAAGGCACCGGCTGGGGAACTGATGCATTTAGATCCTGGAACAAACCTCAGCCAGAAGTACCATGTAATTCTCACCCAGAAAGATCAAAGGAAGACCCCAGGTGTGTTCTGGAGCGATCCAGACAAGCACCTACTCCAACTCAGTGCAAACCCCTTCCTAGAGGTAGCCAGCGAGGAACCCAAGTGTATTTGTAGTACAGTGTTTCAGTGACAGGTAGACACACACGTTCCCATTTAAAGTGTAGATTATCCCCTTGGAACAGTTTATAAAGGTAACCTACTTCCCTCATTAGTTACTATAAACCCCTGACTATTCAGCCATGCCGCTGGTCCCTCCCCAACACCAGCAGTAGGTGTTATTGCTGTTATTCCAATAAATCCCTAGTTCCCTCTGCCTCGGGGCTGCGGGTGCGAGCACCCCAGGAACGGCACGAGGTGTTACCTCcatctgctggcagcaggaaggatggtcccaggctggaaagcagcagcagcagcagcagcagcagcacagcagtcGCGTGTTTCGGAGATGCCCTTTCGTTACCCCTCCTTTCTCTCGTGGCCTAGGGAGAAGGAGATAGCAGAGCTGAAGGAGGAGGTGGCCACCCTCAAGTCCTCCGTCGCCGAGGAAGAAGCGAGAGCAGCAGATCTGAAGCTCAAAGTTCAGCTCTTTTCCTCCGGAGAATGCAAAGCTGATGAGCAGGTACATGCCGAGATGAAGGCAAAGGGGGGTTAGTTCATAAACAGTTCCTCTCCACCAGCCGTACCCATCCTGGGACGAAAGCAGCGGTTGCactgggaagggatgggtgCTGTTTCTCAGCAATAGAGCAGGTTTGGGGCATTACTGAGGAACAAAGTGATGTGTCTGCTCCATGCAGTGCCATGAGGTGGGAGCTGGGCTCACAGAAGCAAGTGGGCTGCAACCCATCCCAGACCACAGCGAACCTGGGGAGATGAGATCAACAGGAGAATGGCCCCATACACCCATCTATCCCAGACACTGGTGCtagggaaagagggaaatgaGCAACTGAGCTTTGTCGAGGGAATTAAAGGGCACtgatttcctctgcttttggagggatgctggggttCTACCGGGCAGAGCCTCTTACCACATCCCCTCTCATCTCTAGGACAACATTCTTGCGAGCCTGAGGAAGAAGGTGCAGGAAGTCTATTGCCAATGCACTGGGGAAAGCGAGGGAAACCTGCAGACAGTGCAGATGCTAATGGTGTTAGAGAAACGGCTGAACGATTTACTGGACATCCTGGAGGGAACCCCACCAGAAAAGCTAGAACACGCTAAGAAACTCAAGGAAAAGGAACGGAGGATAAAGTAAGACGGGACACTCTTCTGGGAATGGGGCCTTTCCTTTTAAGCCTTACAGCCAGAAGCAAAGCCACAGATCAGCCTAGGAAACTGAAAGCCTGTGTGACCAATCCATCCCATTTTACCTCTGCAAAGGCTTCACAGTCATAGTGCTGGCATGTCCCAGCCAGTAGCTTACAGCTGCCTTAGAAAAAAACTGGAAGCTACATTAGAAAAAGGCCAAATCTGGAATAATTAAATacaagtaataataataaataatagtaaccataataaataataagtaataataacaataaagcccaaacaaaaccagattcgAGGATGAGAATGATCATCAAAAGAAGTCAGTTTTCAATAACAATGTTTAAACTGAATAAATAGCGAAACCACTGCTCTGTAGTGATTTAGCACACTCAAGGTCTGACGCGTCCTGATACTTGGTCAGGCTTCAGTAGGTACATAAGGGCATTTGTCAGCAATGCCTGCCCTCAAATGGCTCTTCCACACCACTCTTAAGTTAAATAGTAGCAAATTAACACCATCCATGGAGGCTGACACGAGAGACGTTCCTTTTGGCTTACAGACATGAAATAgcaaagatgctgctggagagctgatTGTGTCTGCCCATCCTCAGGTGAATCAGATCCAGCagagaaaaaccaaacagtgTGAGGATCTAAAGCCAGAACAGCGACACTGTCGTCCTACTTACTCTTTTTCTCTGCATCTTTCTTCACCTTTGTAGTAGAAAGGGTGTGATGCTTCTTCCTGGTGCTCCGTAAAGGGTTTCACATTCTTAACTCACAAAAGAAGTAGGACACGCTACTTCTActttggggaggaaggaggataACTCAGGAAGGAATCTGACCGCCCAGATAAAAAGCAAATCCCACCAATGAAAAGAAGACCCTCAAAGAGCATTTAAACTTCTGAAGATCGTCAGGTTTAGAATTCATTTCCTCTCCACCACAGTGTTCCATGAGCCCAgatctgttccagtgcttcatttCCATAGGGAATTGGAGCTGGTTAACAACATCAGCCTCCGCTGTACCCCTCTAGTCAAAGTAGCTCCATGGTTACACTGGTGAGAGCTTCAGACACAATGAGCATCATTCACCTCCAAAGCTGGTGAGCATCCTGATCAACTGTAGAGTGTAAGTCACCTGCTGAAAGTGGTACAGAGCATGTTTGTCATGGAGAGCAACCATCCAACATCTCCATTTGCAAAGCTTGATATGCTTTTTCCACCCCTCACTCCAGAAAGGACAGGATCAAGTACAGCAAGTGTTTCCCTCTCACCACCTTCCCAGCAACAGGACTCCAGCAACAGCTATACCAAACCCCTCTCCTCCGGTGGCCCTACACTGTTAGATGTAAGAGGAAATGTTAGAGGTTGATGTGTGCCAAAGGCATATTTGGTGCATTTAATTCATCCTTCATTCAAAAGGCTCagagaggaaaagctgagacAACAGGAGAAGCAGCGGGAGGAACGACTGAAAAAGGCCCTGGAAAGGTCGAAAGCAAATGGGGAAATGAAGGTAAGTGCAGGAATCCACAGGAACCCCTCACCAAACAGCCCACTGCAGGGAAGCTGCGGGTACCTGAATATCAAGGACTTCAGAGCGGTACAGCTTGGGGGTGGCACCCACACTTGTGTACCCCAGTTTACAGGACTGATGTAACTTAAGCAACTGCTGGAGTAACACTGCCGGTTATTCCAGCACAGTGCAAGCTTCAGGCCACAGCTCCTGGTGCATGCTTCACGGGTCAACACGACAGTGAGGACATGCGCTATTGAGAACAAGCACCATGAGTCCCTGCCCCTTCACTCTAGTTAAAGCAGTAAGGTTCTGCAGGGTCCATCAGCTGTTTCTTTGGACTTGGCCTTCCTCAACAGTACAAATAAGGCTTTAGTCAGAAACCAGCTGCAGGTGCAATAGCAGGCTATAGGAGCTGACGCAATAGCAGGCTGTAGAAGCTGATGCAGAAGCACATGCACTGCCTTGAAGTGCTTGACACTTATTtcctaatggaaaaaaaccccacacttaaACACACTGAAACCTGCCCAGAAGAGAGCAAGGGGCCAGAGCCCCTCGAGGAGGAGCATGGCAAGGTGGATCAGCCTTAGGTGCATGGTTCAGACACGCTGCCCCAGCGCAGCACTGACACAGGCGACTCTGCTTCCTCTGCAGACCAGCAAGAGGCTGATGTTTCGCTCTGCTCTACCTCCCAAGAAGCCGAAAAGAAAGCCCAGACAAGAAGAAATAGATAAGGAGAAGGAGGAACAACTCTATTACTTCACCTGACAGCACAGCCTCACCCACAGCATACAGGGCTGATGCTGCTCTTTTTCATAGGTCTACATTCTTGCGTGGTTGATCAACTTCACTCCTTTTTCTACCCCAAAATCCCAGGGGAAGGTGCATGCCACagccccttttctccctctactGATCTTTTGCctaaataaatgaatttaaattGTGACATTTTGCTTCTCAGGCTCCTTCAAGCAACGATGCTCTCCTCGTGCAGGTTTTGATGCATATAGCACTATCCCTCCAAACCTGACCAGTGAGATCTATCACAGGCCTGGCAACAATCCTTGTTAAGGCACAACTAAGTCAGGCACCCACAAGACATTTATTATAACCACAAATCTGTTGGAGGCCTACAAAAACCAATGGCTAAGCATAGCCTTTAATCCAAGGGATGGGTTCCATTACAGACCACCTCACTACTGCGCACAAGacacaagcaaaggaaaaccagcagccctgcagaaaccAAGCTGCTTACAGCGAGCTTTATCCCAGCTGCATCCATCCAAAGAACACCACCCAGTGACAAACTGaccataaaaaaaaagctttattaaCCCTTTTGCACCAGCAGTTCATCAGGTATCCATTGCCAGCAATGGAGTCCAAGCCAAGTGATCCCATTTTCGGCCCCAAGAGGTTAGCACTTTACATTCACTTACAAAGCTGAGTGAGGTACATTTTCAGAAGTAGAAAGATTTGGTTGGAAGTCCCATAAAAAGATGGAGTGTTCCTTGGCCATTGTAATAGATTCAGAACTGGTATGGTCCTTGAGAACAGCGCAATGCTAATGCAGGCATCAGGAGCTCGAGGCATCTCGGCTTCCAGGGAGAGCACGGTGACCACTACAGCAAGACCCAGCAGTCCCTCCAGATGATTCCtcctcaacctttctacctctcAGGAGTGGACTccatgctgcagccacagccaccaCGGAGAAGATCTCATCTACCAAACGAGTTTGGTTTGGAAACCCAACCTGAGAGGGTTACGAGATTCCTGGACATAAGCTGTAAACTCAGGCTGAGAGGAACAGACAGACCTCAATGctaaagacaggaaaataaaactggttCAACCAGAGCATATAACACTGCTTACAAACCATGATGTGAAGGTGAAGGTTACCCGGTATGCttgctttcctctctccctaAGTGTTCAACCAGGAAAAAGCCTTGATCTGGACACATACATTGTTCAAAAGGCACAGGAAGTAAAAGTGTTTCTGAATGACCTCGTGCGAGTTCAACACCAGTctgactgtaaaataaataagtatGTGCAGGGTTAGAAAGATCACAACCTTCTCCTGCGTGCCATATCCTATTGTGTACAAAAATACACATACGTGCATACACACACCTCATTGAGAATAAAAACCAGCACATACACCCCCTTAGCAAACTCCTATACATCATTTGATAGGCATTCAGTACATCATCATGAGAAACATTTAAATTACTACCTTAAAATGTAACCAAAGGTGGTTTTCTTGTTTCCTATACAACCCCATAGTTATTTAGGTGTCTGTAATTCAGGTAAGTACAGTACATACAACCTCTCCCCCGCCCCCAGAGAAACTGCAGGCTTTCAGTGGGGAAAATCTTCCTACGTAACAATTGTCTCCCCCCATAAAATAACTCTTGACCACAGCATAGTCTGTAAACCAGTCGGAAGCTCGACGCGTATGGGACAGCAAGAAAGAACAAGTGTTAAAACAGTGTTCCATACAAAAATcgccaacaaaacaacccaacccaaaGTAAAAAGGTAGTGGCCAGTTCACAGGTAACTTGGCAGCAGTTTATAGATGAGATAAAATCAAGGTGCTTCAATTTACGTGACGGTCAAAATTCCTCCCCGGAAAGGGAACACAAAGCTGAAACGAACCTCTCGGATGCTGTTGGACTCCTCACTCCTCACTTGCAGTGAGTACAGTTCTATTGCAGTTTTCAAGTTGTGCTGGAAGAATTCAGCAAAGTATTTGGGACGCAGGAGCGAGGAAAGGGAGAAACTCAACATGAGCTACAAACTGATTCACAGCTAAGTAACGGTTAGAATCTAACTTCCTAAAACAAAAGAGTTGAGGGCATCTCGTTTTCATGGTGTGGGACATTCATTTTGTTACGTGTGACACTTTTAGTCCACTCTTCTGCCAAAACACAGGGGCCAAAACAActacttgtgtgtgtgtgtgtgtgtgtgtgtgtgtatggaagAACACTTGCAAAGGTTAGCTCTTAATTCCTCAAGGCCACTGGCTCCAGAGGAGACCAGCAGAAGGAAGGTTtgaactgctgcaggcaggatgaGTTTGTTCGTGTTAGCTGTAGAATACTTGCTTTCCTGTGAAAACAGTAAATATTACCTCAGTTTGAAGTTTAATACAGTACTTCTCCCTGAAACAACACTGTACAGCAGTCTGCCTCAGCCTCGCCAGCCTCCAGGCAGACAGGGTATCTTACACAGGCACATCAAGTGGGATTTACATCTTGTAAGAACATCTTTCAGCTGCAACTGTCCCTAGCACATTGCAAAGAGCGCAACCATCATCCAGCACTCCTGCTTTTCctattttccttggaaaaagaCCCATCACAGTCATCTCACTCTGTCAAGATGTGATTGCCCAACTTGTTTTCAAGCAACTCCTCTTAATAAGGGTCATTCCAGATCCTGTAAGTTTATTGTGCTTCCAGTGAACTGAGAGTTATCAGAACCCGCATCATCTTCAGTGGAATTGTGTGGTTCCTGTTAAAGCAAACAGACAGCATGAAGAGATCAGTGCCTTCACCTCTCGATGCTTTTAATGCTTATCAGTAAGATTACCCTGACATTTAGCCAACACCAGAGAAATGCTTTGAATGCTTTAGAGGAAACCCACAACTTTCTTACTTTGGAGACCCACTCAAACGGTTTTTCTTTGGAACACTTCAGATGAGCATTACTAATGGGGATAAATTTAAAATCactatttgtttttcctgtattaACTGTCTACCATGACAAATAATCCTAGCATTCTTCTTGTATTTCTAGGTTTATCACAATAAAGTGCTCCTCTCAAATActaaagctttattttccatcCAGGAGAAGCCTGG is a window of Lathamus discolor isolate bLatDis1 chromosome 7, bLatDis1.hap1, whole genome shotgun sequence DNA encoding:
- the CFAP100 gene encoding cilia- and flagella-associated protein 100, with translation MTTSMATAPPQRGAPRSPPLGSRPSSARTMSTTKSLFSKTGRESQLVLPESPEKDEEKTKKNPFAAPPDFDIFSIMEKERQKAREERERMKTMKIHEKTTYSTKVKAKQKELRQALQQEEKEEARKQATAEERLKALRKSLLQGTACKRDYPVEKQTFRDYVNDRREIFLLEYGITVQREEIQRLEKIARNEERKVEKAAYCLNKDAAVFEEFLKEKQKNFVQGLKIAEKEAEEKTKKIEEIQEVTSEIKKLQSGISQLRIDLQEYRMYRNFLRQLSLKEWQGEHRKRNTSTRDVKTAPSAREGDASPSIPAEQGQGGTAGTDGASPSSTNNMDVPSFLPSSKTLTVKSLRDIRPQLIKFLKTLSTRQMTSLEDAEIETSSDEDEDPELYFTDPQQLLSIFMEMEDENLSLLQKCQETEESLDKVLQTFITTYESMEKEIAELKEEVATLKSSVAEEEARAADLKLKVQLFSSGECKADEQDNILASLRKKVQEVYCQCTGESEGNLQTVQMLMVLEKRLNDLLDILEGTPPEKLEHAKKLKEKERRIKLREEKLRQQEKQREERLKKALERSKANGEMKTSKRLMFRSALPPKKPKRKPRQEEIDKEKEEQLYYFT